The following coding sequences lie in one Cannabis sativa cultivar Pink pepper isolate KNU-18-1 chromosome 5, ASM2916894v1, whole genome shotgun sequence genomic window:
- the LOC115716472 gene encoding uncharacterized protein LOC115716472, whose protein sequence is MELPLMYLNPSSTASFSGRVGLCSRLSDFPARVRRRKRRLSFSDVHMVQFRPVKASTEQGSREAVDSRGSEGESSRGFTSPAMEVTTLDSFKDTEFPVWEKIGAVVRLSYGIGIYGAMALAGRFICSITGIDCLGGFHPSLDAILDGLGYAAPPIMALLFILDDEVVKLSPHARAIRDVEDEELRNFFYGMSPWQFILVVAASSVGEELFYRAAVQGALAEIFLKGTDLISDARGMASLTGVLPPFVPFAQAFAAVMTAALTGSLYYVAASPKDPAYIVAPVLPSRASREDLKKLFTAWYKRRQMKKIYSPLLEGLLALYLGFEWIQTDNILAPIITHGIYSSVILGHGLWKIHDHRRRLRQRIQQLKLEGKKEVNYDLQDLE, encoded by the exons atggAACTTCCATTGATGTACTTGAATCCTTCTTCGACGGCGTCGTTTTCCGGTAGAGTTGGACTATGTTCGAGGCTTAGTGATTTTCCGGCGAGGGTAAGGAGGAGAAAAAGGAGACTGAGTTTTTCTGATGTTCACATGGTTCAGTTCCGACCGGTTAAAGCTTCGACGGAGCAAGGGAGTAGAGAAGCTGTGGATAGTAGAGGAAGTGAAGGAGAGAGCAGTCGAGGGTTCACGAGTCCTGCTATGGAGGTCACTACATTGGATTCTTTTAAGGATACTGAGTTTCCGGTTTGGGAGAAGATTGGTGCTGTTGTTAGACTCAGCTATGGAATTG GAATATATGGTGCCATGGCTTTAGCAGGAAGATTTATTTGCTCAATCACTGGAATTGATTGCTTGGGAGGTTTTCACCCATCATTAGATGCCATTTTAGATGGCCTAGGATATGCAGCCCCTCCAATTATGGCTCTTCTATTTATACTAGAT GATGAAGTTGTGAAGCTATCTCCTCATGCTCGCGCCATCAGAGATGTGGAAGACGAGGAGCTTCGGAACTTTTTCTATGGCATGTCTCCATGGCAG TTTATACTAGTTGTTGCTGCAAGCTCAGTGGGAGAGGAGCTTTTTTACAGAGCTGCAGTTCAG GGGGCATTGGCTGAAATATTCCTGAAGGGTACAGATCTGATATCAGATGCTAGAGGAATGGCATCTCTG ACTGGAGTTCTTCCCCCATTTGTTCCATTTGCTCAAGCATTTGCAGCTGTTATGACAGCTGCTCTAACTGGTTCCCTTTACTATGTGGCTGCATCCCCGAAAG ACCCTGCTTACATAGTTGCACCAGTTTTGCCATCTCGTGCTAGTCGCGAAGATCTGAAGAAACTCTTCACAG CCTGGTATAAGAGGAgacaaatgaagaaaatttattCTCCATTACTTGAAGGACTTTTGGCTCTCTACCTTGGATTTGAGTGGATCCAG ACAGATAACATTCTTGCACCCATAATCACACATGGCATATACTCTTCTGTGATACTGGGTCATGGTCTTTGGAAGATTCATGATCACCGGAGAAGACTTCGTCAGAGAATTCAACAACTTAAACTTGAAGGAAAGAAAGAAGTGAACTATGATCTTCAGGATTTGGAATAG
- the LOC115716471 gene encoding acetylornithine deacetylase, whose protein sequence is MATSSDLKQTLGDLNRDSFVPLLSKLIGESKYVQNNPPQLIPQEDRVVKHVLDSLLPYSTTTGGGPLIINHVTYFPGRGNVIIEYPGTQPGKILSFVGCHMDVVTADPNDWEFDPFSLGICGDELRGRGTTDCLGHVALVTELMKKLGETKPKLKSTVVVVLIANEENSAITGVGVDALVKDGLLNKLKDGPLFWIDTADKQPCIGTGGMIPWKLHVTGKLFHSGLAHKAINPLELAMDALKEIQTRFYRDFPPHTKEQVYGFATPSTMKPTQWSYPGGGINQIPAECTVSGDVRLTPFYNVKDVMEKLQEYVDDINENIEKLECRGPVSKYVLPDENLRGRLTISFDEAMSGVACDLNSRGFHVLCKATEEIVGHVKPYSITGSLPLIRELQEEGFDVQTAGYGLMKVYHAKNEYCLFSDMAQGFRVFASIIAQLED, encoded by the exons ATGGCTACTTCTTCAGACCTCAAACAAACTCTAGGCGACCTTAACAGAGACTCCTTTGTGCCACTCCTTTCCAAGCTCATTGGGGAATCAAAGTACGTTCAAAACAACCCACCACAACTCATCCCACAGGAGGATCGTGTAGTCAAGCATGTACTCGATTCTCTCCTTCCTTACAGCACCACCACCGGCGGTGGACCTCTTATCATCAACCACGTCACTTACTTTCCCGGCAGAGGAAACGTCATCATTGAGTACCCTGGAACCCAACCTGGAAAGATTCTCTCCTTTGTTGGATGTCACATGGACGTCGTCACTGCCGATCCCAACGACTGG GAATTTGATCCTTTCTCATTGGGCATTTGTGGGGATGAACTCCGTGGGCGTGGAACTACTGATTGTTTAGGACATGTTGCTCTTGTAACTGAGCTGATGAAGAAGCTTGGGGAAACAAAGCCAAAATTGAAGTCAACTGTAGTTGTAGTACTAATAGCAAATGAAGAGAATTCTGCCATTACAGGGGTTGGTGTGGATGCACTAGTGAAAGATGGCCTACTCAATAAGCTGAAAGATGGTCCTCT GTTTTGGATTGACACAGCTGATAAACAACCTTGTATTGGTACTGGCGGTATGATACCTTGGAAGCTTCATGTGACCGGGAAGCTTTTTCACAGTGGTTTAGCACACAAG GCTATAAACCCTTTGGAATTAGCCATGGATGCTCTAAAAGAAATCCAAACACGGTTTTATAGAGATTTTCCTCCCCATACAAAAGAGCAGGTCTATGGGTTTGCAACACCTTCAACCATGAAACCAACACAATGGAGTT ATCCTGGAGGTGGAATCAATCAAATTCCAGCTGAGTGTACGGTTTCAGGAGACGTTAG GTTAACTCCCTTTTACAA TGTTAAGGATGTAATGGAGAAGTTACAAGAATATGTGGATGACAttaatgaaaatatagaaaagCTGGAGTGCAGGGGTCCAGTTTCAAAATATGTCCTACCAGATGAAAATCTGAGGGGAAG gcTTACAATAAGTTTCGACGAGGCAATGTCTGGAGTTGCTTGTGATCTCAACTCTCGCGGATTTCATGTGCTTTGTAAAGCAACTGAAGAGATAGTTGGCCACGTAAAGCCTTACTCTATAACTGGAAGTCTACCACTAATTCGAGAATTGCAG GAAGAAGGCTTTGATGTTCAGACTGCTGGCTATG GCTTAATGAAAGTATACCATGCCAAAAATGAGTACTGCCTGTTCTCTGATATGGCCCAGGGCTTCCGTGTATTCGCCAGCATTATCGCCCAACTGGAAGATTAA
- the LOC133038499 gene encoding uncharacterized protein LOC133038499: MNVFLLPSNTCKELERLMAKFWWHSDSSSGKVSFGVVFLKQIKDLIHTCAQRTIASGKNVSILNDPWLPHNSNKYVVSRNPTLVNNSASCLFQVGTRAWDEDVMRDLFVARDQDLILSIQLSHSAANNGWSWRLETCGNYSISNFLWRAASGVLPTCFQLQKRHVPVNADCPLCNPSTETIQHALVENSFAKAAWHRSIVDVGAGAATFNSWLFRISIRGHEFEMEEVAMVSWAIWRARNDFVWQKKSWLASNIITSARTILDQYKFAQGRKGLSLSPLNDGGGTVSVRLHLC; this comes from the exons ATGAATGTTTTCCTCTTGCCATCAAACACTTGCAAGGAGTTAGAGCGGCTTATGGCCAAGTTCTGGTGGCACTCAGATTCAAGTAGCGGTAAGG TTTCATTTGGCGTAGTATTCTTGAAGCAAATTAAAGATCTTATCCACACCTGTGCTCAAAGAACAATTGCTAGTGGGAAAAATGTCTCCATTCTAAATGATCCTTGGCTTCCACATAATTCAAACAAGTATGTTGTCTCACGGAACCCTACTCTTGTGAATAATTCGGCCAGCTGCCTCTTTCAAGTCGGTACTCGAGCGTGGGATGAGGATGTTATGAGGGACCTGTTTGTTGCCCGTGATCAGGACCTTATTTTGTCCATTCAGCTTAGTCATTCGGCAGCTAATAATGGTTGGAGTTGGCGACTTGAGACTTGTGGGAATTATTCG ATCAGTAATTTTTTATGGCGAGCTGCTTCGGGTGTGCTTCCAACTTGTTTTCAACTCCAAAAGCGTCATGTTCCTGTCAATGCCGACTGCCCTTTGTGCAACCCTAGTACTGAAACTATTCAACATGCGTTGGTTGAAAATTCATTTGCAAAGGCTGCTTGGCATCGCAGCATAGTGGACGTCGGGGCTGGGGCTGCAACATTCAACAGCTGGTTGTTCAGAATTTCCATCAGGGGGCACGAATTTGAAATGGAGGAAGTGGCGATGGTGAGTTGGGCTATTTGGCGTGCCCGGAATGACTTTGTTTGGCAAAAGAAGAGTTGGCTTGCTTCAAATATTATAACATCAGCTAGAACCATACTTGATCAATACAAATTTGCTCAGGGAAGGAAGGGCCTTTCGTTGTCTCCTTTGAATGATGGGGGCGGAACTGTGAGCGTTAGATTGCACCTGTGTTAA